A stretch of Oncorhynchus mykiss isolate Arlee chromosome 12, USDA_OmykA_1.1, whole genome shotgun sequence DNA encodes these proteins:
- the LOC110537173 gene encoding calcium-binding protein 7-like: MPVRMPVRTTRLMYRGICTIPDILSYRTPINLPEDEVEEIREAFKVFDRDGNGYISKQELGVAMRSLGYMPNEVELEIIIQRLDIDGDGQVDFDEFVALLGPKLIAAGMPDKFHGANFDSVFWKCDMSKLTVDELKRLLYDTFCDHLTMKDIENIIMTEESHLDNQVCQVDIDTSPTQQVKHTCVRKSLICAFAFAFIISVMLIAANQMLRRGMK, from the exons ATGCCAGTGCGAATGCCAGTGCGAACCACCAGGTTGATGTACAGGGGAATTTGCACTATTCCAGATATCCTGTCATACCGGACCCCCATTAACCTGCCTGAGGATGAGGTGGAAG AGATCCGCGAGGCCTTCAAGGTGTTTGACAGAGATGGAAACGGCTACATCTCAAAGCAGGAGTTGGGGGTGGCCATGCGGTCGCTGGGATACATGCCTAATGAGGTGGAGCTGGAGATTATTATCCAAAGGCTGGACATTGATG GTGATGGCCAGGTTGACTTTGACGAATTTGTTGCACTGCTTGGACCAAAACTTATTGCTGCTGGGATGCCTGATAAGTTCCACGGGGCAAACTTTGACTCTGTATTTTGGAAG TGTGACATGTCGAAGCTAACGGTAGATGAGCTGAAGAGGCTGCTGTATGACACGTTCTGTGACCATCTCACCATGAAAGACATCGAGAACATCATCATGACCGAAGAGAGCCACCTGGACAACCAAGTGTGCCAAGTGGACATTGACA cgAGCCCGACACAACAGGTGAAGCACACTTGTGTGCGGAAGAGTCTGATTTGTGCTTTTGCCTTTGCATTTATCATCAGTGTAATGCTTATTGCAGCTAACCAGATGCTCCGTAGAGGTATGAAGTAG